One Helianthus annuus cultivar XRQ/B chromosome 12, HanXRQr2.0-SUNRISE, whole genome shotgun sequence genomic region harbors:
- the LOC118485030 gene encoding uncharacterized protein LOC118485030: MFRALKKVILNLEKIRRNFLWGGLEDTHKINWVAWRKVVMPKEYGGLGVGCLRIQNLALIAKWLWRWRMEPKALWVKCIKAIHRLDNSADEVKANRVGIGPWAHFLKAERDLSGVGVYIREFLVRSVGVGDKTRFWRDAWFGKTPLCSLFPDLYALEMNKSCLINERVIYDTSGSIQIMWNWKRKKLSDKEKDEAADLLLMVNSFVFSTGRFKTGFLWRTILGDCAHCHNVVETVDHLFLGCEKAKQVWRRISVWSKWDFTGLDNLEQLRSLLEEADSALQHKLLLSISDSVLWGLWKARNEILFRGINRTGEAIMEEVVSTLFNWIKLRSRNLWWVEGMDF; this comes from the exons ATGTTTCGTGCCCTGAAGAAAGTGATTCTTAATTTAGAGAAAATTAGAAGGAATTTCCTTTGGGGTGGTCTTGAAGACACTCACAAAATCAATTGGGTCGCGTGGAGGAAAGTTGTTATGCCCAAAGAGTATGGCGGGTTGGGGGTGGGTTGTCTTAGAATTCAGAATTTGGCGCTCATTGCGAAGTGGTTGTGGAGATGGAGGATGGAGCCGAAGGCCCTTTGGGTTAAATGCATTAAGGCTATTCATCGCTTGGATAACTCCGCGGACGAGGTTAAAGCTAATCGGGTAGGTATTGGGCCGTGGGCGCATTTCTTAAAGGCTGAAAGGGATTTATCGGGTGTTGGGGTTTATATTAGGGAGTTTCTGGTGAGATCTGTAGGGGTAGGTGATAAGACTAGGTTCTGGAGAGACGCGTGGTTCGGCAAGACTCCTTTGTGCTCCTTATTTCCGGATCTTTACGCCTTGGAAATGAATAAGTCTTGCCTTATTAACGAAAGGGTGATCTACGATACTTCAGGTTCTATCCAGATCATGTGGAATTGGAAGAGAAAGAAGCTTTCAGACAAAGAGAAGGATGAGGCGGCCGACCTTCTTTTGATGGTAAATTCTTTCGTTTTCAGTACCG GGCGTTTCAAAACAGGATTCCTGTGGCGAACAATCTTAGGAGATTGCGCTCACTGTCACAATGTGGTGGAGACGGTTGACCACTTGTTTCTTGGATGTGAAAAGGCGAAGCAGGTCTGGAGAAGAATCTCGGTTTGGTCGAAATGGGATTTCACGGGTTTGGATAATCTGGAGCAGCTCAGGTCTCTTTTGGAAGAGGCGGACTCGGCTTTGCAGCATAAGCTTCTGCTGAGTATCTCCGACTCGGTTTTATGGGGTTTGTGGAAAGCGAGAAACGAAATTCTTTTTAGGGGGATAAATCGGACAGGGGAAGCCATCATGGAAGAGGTTGTGTCGACTCTTTTCAATTGGATTAAACTTAGGTCCAGGAACCTCTGGTGGGTGGAAGGAATGGATTTCTAA